ATTCACTGAAACGAAGGATACTTCTCTGGATCAACCTCATGCATCATTTCATAAACAGCATCGAACACCGTCTCCGCATTCGGCTTTGACCAATAATCGCCATCACTCCCATACGCAGGGCGATGGGCTTTAGCAGATAAAGTACGGGCAGGCGAATCCAAATGGAAATACCCGCCCTGCTTCTCGATGACTTCCTGCATCATGAACGCTGATGTGCCGCCTGGGACATCCTCATCCACGAACAAAATGCGGTTCGTCTTATTAAGCGACTCGACAATCTTTCCGTGAATATCAAATGGCATCAGCGATTGAACGTCGATCACTTCCACATCAATGCCGACCTTGCTCAGTTTATCCGCGGCATCCATTACCACGCGGCAACACGCGCCGTAGGTGACGATGGTCACGTCCCTGCCATCGCGGATGATCTCAGGCACACCGAGCAGCAGGGTGATTTCGCCGATATTATCGGGCAGGCGTTCCTTCACACGATAGCCATTCAACACTTCAATGACAATCGCAGGCTCATCAGATTTCAAGAGCGTGTTGTAAAAACCAGCGGCGCGGGTCATATCGCGTGGAACCAGAACATACATACCACGCACGAGATTCAAAATTCCAGAGATCAACGAACCCGCGTGCCACACGCCTTCCAGTCTGTGCCCGCGCGTGCGGACGATCACAGGCGCTTTCTGTCCGCCCGCTGAACGCCAACGCAATGTCGCCAGATCGTCGCTCATGACTTGCAAGGCATACAAGACATAATCGAGATATTGAATCTCCGCGATCGGCCGCAGACCGCGCATGGCCATGCCAATTGCCTGCCCCATGATCGTCGCCTCGCGGATGCCTGTATCCGTCACGCGAAACTCGCCATATTTTTCCTGCATCCCTTTGAAGCCCTGGTTAACATCGCCGAGTTTTCCAACATCTTCACCGAACGCGATCAAGCGCGGCTCACGCGCCAGTGCGGCATCGAAGGCGGCATTGACCACCTCAAAGCCAAACATTGTCGGCGACGAATCCGAATACACGGGCTTCACTTCATCCACGCGCATTGCCGTGCCCGAATACAAATTCGAACCATATCGTTCAAGGTTCAACGCGTCGTTCTCGTGCCTCCACTGGATGAGGACCTGCTTGGTGGGATTCGATTCATCCCGGAGGATTCGCAACGCTTCATGCGCGATCGTGTGGATGTCGCGCCTCGTATACGAAGGGAGGTTTGCCAGCCGATCCCTGAGCATTCTCAACTCTGACGCATGATCCGACGACCCGGCGATCTCCTCGAGCATATCCATCACCTGGTTGCGCTCATCGCTGATGGGTGAGAGATAAGCATCCCATGCGGCTTTGCGGAATCCTTCTACAGCCTCGTAGTCTGCCTTTTCCGCTGAATCAAGCTCGGGCGCGGAAATGAGGCGCTGGGTTATCATCCACTCGCGCATCTTTTTGAGTCCGTCGAATTCCTCTTCCCACTTCAATCGCTCCGGTGATTTATATCGTTCATGTGAACCGCTCGTGCTGTGACCCTGCGGCTGGGTCACGTCAATGACATGGACAAGCGCGGGGATGTGATGCTCGCGCGCGATCTCGGCGGCGGTTTGATAAGTTTCCAGCAGGGCTGGATAATCCCATGCGCGGACGGTGTAAAGGTCGAAGCCGTGCATACAATCTTCATCGGGGCAGGGGTCGCGTTGAAACCCGCTCATGATGGCGCCGATGTTTTCCTTGACCATCTGGAATTGATTGGGCACCGAGATGCCGTAGCCGTCGTCGTAAATGGTGATGACAGCGGGCGCTTTGAGCACGCCAATGGCGTTGACCGATTCCCAGAATAATCCTTCCGCTGTGGACGCGTTGCCGATGGTGGCGAAGGTCACTTCGCTGCCGTTGTTTGAAAATTCCTTTTCGCCTTGCAGCTCTTTGAGTTTGCGGTACACCACCGATGCGTAGGCAAGACCCACCGCCCTTGGCATTTGCGCTCCCGTCGGCGAAACATCGGACGTGGTGTTGTACATCTGCGTTTGCGGACGCCACGAGCCATTTGGATATAAAAGCCGCGTGGCAAAGTGCGCGTTCATTTGCCGTCCGCCGCTGTGCGGATCATAGGTGATATCGGCATGCGCATACAACTGCGCAAAAAATTCCTGGATGCTCATCACGCCAAGCATGAACATCCAGGTCTGGTCACGATAATATCCCGAGCGCCAGTCGCCTTTTTGAAAGGCGCGGGCGATGGCGAGTTGGGCGATCTCTTTTCCATCGCCAAATATGCCGAACTTTGCCTTGCCGCTCAATACTTCTCTTCTACCGATAAGCGAAGCCTGCCTGCTTTGATAAGCCAGGCGGTAATCCTTGATGATCTCTTCTTTTTCGAGGGGAAGCACTACAGATGCCTTTTTCCTTGGCATGCACTCTCTCCTGGGCAGGTAATGAAAGGGATTATAACGGATATACTATGACCATGTCATCCACCCTGCAGACCGCACAAATTAACCTCCCGAAAGATTTCATCGATCTCGGACGGGGCGATCCGGGGTTGAACTTATTGCCGCTCGACCTGTTAAGAGACGCTGCCGCGCATCGGCTGAATCAAAGCGACAACGAGTTCCTGCAATACGGCGCGGAGCAGGGCGATGGGTATTTCCGCGAGGCGCTGGCGAAGTTTTTATCCATCCGTTATGGATTTTCCGTTTCGCGCGATGACCTTTTTGTCACCTCGGGCATTTCAGCGGGGTTGGATCTGCTTTGCACGCTCTTCACCAAACCAGGCGATACGATTCTGGTGGAGGAGCCTTCGTATTTCCTGGCATTGAAGATCTTCGCGGATCACGGCTTGCGCGTCGCTTCGATCCGGACCGATGAGTCCGGTCTCGTTATGGACGATTTGATCCGCGCTTTGAACGAATCACATCCAAAGTTTTTGTACATCATCCCAACCTTCCAAAACCCAAGTGGACATACTCTCTCACAGGAACGGCGCGAGGAACTGGTTGAACTTTCGAAGAAATACGATTTTATTATTCTTGCTGATGAAGTCTATCAATTCTTGAGCTATACCCAAATCCCGCCGACATCCTTCGGCACATACATCGGCTCGGGAAATGTTGTTTCGCTCGGCTCATTCTCTAAGATTCTCGCCCCCGGCTTGCGGCTGGGATGGCTGCAAACCCATCCCTCCATCATCAGTAGACTCGCTTCCTGCGGACTTCTCGACAGCGGAGGAGGGATGAATCCCTTCACATCTGCCGTCGTTCGCAGTCTCATCGAAAAAGGGGATTTGGATAAAAACATCGCGCATCTGGTTGATACGTACAGCAAGCGGATGCAGTCGGCAGAAAGATCATTGAGGACCCATCTCCGCGCAGCTGAATTCTCCACCCCGAATGGCGGATATTTTTTCTGGGTGCGCCTGCCTGGAGTAAATGCCGGTGAATTAAGGGAGAAAGCCCGGGAGTATCGGATCGGCTTGCGGCAGGGGTTGCTTTTCTCCAGCCAGAATGGATTGAGCGATTTTTTCCGCTTGAGCATTTCCTTTTACGATGTGAACGAAATCGAGCAAGGGATAATAAGATTGAAGAAGTGTATTGACGAAAAATAAAAGGCGGACATCTCTGTCCGCCATAAATCACTATTCACTATTTACTATCACTAAACTACTTCATCCTTTCCGCCACGATCTCCGCCACATCCTTCACCTGAATTTCGCTTGATTCCCCCTTTGCCGCATCGGTCATCATCGTCAGACAGAAGGGACATCCCACTGCAACGGTGTTTGCTCCTGTTGCCTTTGCCTCTGCAAATCTCGCCTCGTTCACGCGCGCGGAACCTGCTTCCTCTTCCTTCCACATTTGCGCGCCGCCCGCGCCGCAGCAGAAGGACTTGGCTCCGTTGCGCGGCATTTCAATGGTCAGAGCGCCTGCCGAATTCAGCGCATCGCGCGGAGAGTCCACTTCCTTGTTATGCCGTCCCAAATAACACGGGTCATGGAAGGTCACTGAATACTGTTGACTGCTCACTTCCAAACTGATCTTCCCTGCTCCTACCAACTCATTAATTAATTGAGTGTGGTGAATGACCTGATAATTCCCGCCAAAAGCCGGGTATTCATTCCTGATCGTATGCAAACAATGCGGGCAGGTCGTCACGATTCTTTTTGGGGCGACCTCGTTCAAAATTTCCACGTTTTGTGAAGCCAGCCCAAAGAAAATATCCTCGCGTCCGGCACGGCGAGCCGAGTCGCCGGTGCAGGCTTCGTTCTTGCCAAGCACGGCGTAGTTCACTCCAGCGGTGTTCAGAATTTTTGCGAAAGCTTGCGCGGTCTTTTGCGCGCGCGAATCTGTCGCAGGCGCACAGCCAACCCACCATAAAATCTCAGGCTCGGCGTTTTGTTCGATGGTTGGCACATTCAAACCTTCCGCCCATTTCATTCGGTCGGCTTGTGAAACGTTCCATGGATTTTGATTCCGCTCCATGCCTTTGAGTGCCGTCTCCAGCTGTTTCGGGAATGCGCTTTCCATCATGGAAAGATTTCTGCGGATGTCGAGAATATCGCGCATCGGTTCGTTGCCGACGGGGCAGATGTCCACGCACGCGCCGCAACTTGTACACGCCCAAACCGCCTCTTCCGAGATGAGTTCGGTCATCGCCACATCGGTCGTCCCGCCGCCATTGAAGTGATACCGTTTGTTGATCTCCAACGCGGCAGGCGACAATAATTTCCCAGTGTTATATGCCGGGCAAACTTCCTGACAGCGGAAGCACATGATGCAGGCATAGCTGTCCATGATCTGTTCCCAGCCAAGGTCTTTCATCTTCGCGGCGCCGAACTGTTCGATGCTTTGGTCGTCGAGATTGATGTAACTTAATTCGCCAATGGATTTTCGTTCGGGCTTGATCGCAAAATTGATCGGCGCAAAGAACAAGTGAATGTGTTTTGAATATGGGAAGTAGGGAAGAAACGCG
This portion of the Anaerolineales bacterium genome encodes:
- a CDS encoding 4Fe-4S dicluster domain-containing protein: MLTLAEKILFVIATLVSLYFTYKGVMRIAGHIASGKGKADWSLIWKRVGELILKVGFFQPVFRFRLWTSILHALIGWGFLSFLLINLADLIYAYTGWRLLDNTGAFGDVYRLIADIANVAIVLGIVAMVIRRFVLRPETLSTRETTLLHPKARFGIMRDSAIVATFIFLHNSMRFLGESFNLALAGHTDSWQPSISAVSQLWAGVEPGVLVAGEHIAFWLSIGAVVAFLPYFPYSKHIHLFFAPINFAIKPERKSIGELSYINLDDQSIEQFGAAKMKDLGWEQIMDSYACIMCFRCQEVCPAYNTGKLLSPAALEINKRYHFNGGGTTDVAMTELISEEAVWACTSCGACVDICPVGNEPMRDILDIRRNLSMMESAFPKQLETALKGMERNQNPWNVSQADRMKWAEGLNVPTIEQNAEPEILWWVGCAPATDSRAQKTAQAFAKILNTAGVNYAVLGKNEACTGDSARRAGREDIFFGLASQNVEILNEVAPKRIVTTCPHCLHTIRNEYPAFGGNYQVIHHTQLINELVGAGKISLEVSSQQYSVTFHDPCYLGRHNKEVDSPRDALNSAGALTIEMPRNGAKSFCCGAGGAQMWKEEEAGSARVNEARFAEAKATGANTVAVGCPFCLTMMTDAAKGESSEIQVKDVAEIVAERMK
- a CDS encoding transketolase; its protein translation is MPRKKASVVLPLEKEEIIKDYRLAYQSRQASLIGRREVLSGKAKFGIFGDGKEIAQLAIARAFQKGDWRSGYYRDQTWMFMLGVMSIQEFFAQLYAHADITYDPHSGGRQMNAHFATRLLYPNGSWRPQTQMYNTTSDVSPTGAQMPRAVGLAYASVVYRKLKELQGEKEFSNNGSEVTFATIGNASTAEGLFWESVNAIGVLKAPAVITIYDDGYGISVPNQFQMVKENIGAIMSGFQRDPCPDEDCMHGFDLYTVRAWDYPALLETYQTAAEIAREHHIPALVHVIDVTQPQGHSTSGSHERYKSPERLKWEEEFDGLKKMREWMITQRLISAPELDSAEKADYEAVEGFRKAAWDAYLSPISDERNQVMDMLEEIAGSSDHASELRMLRDRLANLPSYTRRDIHTIAHEALRILRDESNPTKQVLIQWRHENDALNLERYGSNLYSGTAMRVDEVKPVYSDSSPTMFGFEVVNAAFDAALAREPRLIAFGEDVGKLGDVNQGFKGMQEKYGEFRVTDTGIREATIMGQAIGMAMRGLRPIAEIQYLDYVLYALQVMSDDLATLRWRSAGGQKAPVIVRTRGHRLEGVWHAGSLISGILNLVRGMYVLVPRDMTRAAGFYNTLLKSDEPAIVIEVLNGYRVKERLPDNIGEITLLLGVPEIIRDGRDVTIVTYGACCRVVMDAADKLSKVGIDVEVIDVQSLMPFDIHGKIVESLNKTNRILFVDEDVPGGTSAFMMQEVIEKQGGYFHLDSPARTLSAKAHRPAYGSDGDYWSKPNAETVFDAVYEMMHEVDPEKYPSFQ
- a CDS encoding PLP-dependent aminotransferase family protein — its product is MSSTLQTAQINLPKDFIDLGRGDPGLNLLPLDLLRDAAAHRLNQSDNEFLQYGAEQGDGYFREALAKFLSIRYGFSVSRDDLFVTSGISAGLDLLCTLFTKPGDTILVEEPSYFLALKIFADHGLRVASIRTDESGLVMDDLIRALNESHPKFLYIIPTFQNPSGHTLSQERREELVELSKKYDFIILADEVYQFLSYTQIPPTSFGTYIGSGNVVSLGSFSKILAPGLRLGWLQTHPSIISRLASCGLLDSGGGMNPFTSAVVRSLIEKGDLDKNIAHLVDTYSKRMQSAERSLRTHLRAAEFSTPNGGYFFWVRLPGVNAGELREKAREYRIGLRQGLLFSSQNGLSDFFRLSISFYDVNEIEQGIIRLKKCIDEK